The Methylomicrobium lacus LW14 genome window below encodes:
- a CDS encoding cytochrome b produces the protein MKPSRLTQCGDWILDRFPLSKLWNEHMAHYYAPKNFNFWYFFGSLALLVLVNQIITGILLTMNYKPDAKLAFDSVEYIMREVNWGWLIRYMHSTGASAFFIVVYLHMFRGLMYGSFKHPRELIWIFGMCIFVALMAEAFMGYLLPWGQMSYWGAQVIISLFSAIPVIGDDLSLWIRGDYVISDATLNRFFAFHVIAVPLVLVMLVFLHIVALHEVGSNNPDGVEIKKQKDANGIPLDGIPFHPYYTVKDIVGVAVFLIFFSVVIFYMPEMHGFFLEHANFIPADPMTTPEHIAPVWYFTPFYSVLRAIPDKFAGVIGMGGAIVVLFFLPWLDRGLVKSVRYRGGIYKKALFLFVVSFLVLGYLGTQPPTPVSTIMARVCTAIYFGFFLLMPIYTRWEKLKPVPTRVTEQPTLEDRLRDAKKVYNEVTIVLPGTPEQAASLLSKCTFFRRRPNPEGIRKAAKRFAKTLKTSLD, from the coding sequence ATGAAACCTTCACGTCTGACTCAGTGCGGCGACTGGATACTCGATCGGTTTCCGCTTTCCAAGTTATGGAACGAACACATGGCGCATTACTATGCGCCGAAAAATTTCAACTTCTGGTATTTTTTCGGGTCGCTGGCGCTTCTGGTGCTGGTCAATCAGATCATTACCGGCATTTTGCTGACGATGAACTACAAGCCGGACGCCAAGCTCGCGTTCGATTCGGTCGAATACATCATGCGCGAGGTCAACTGGGGTTGGCTGATCCGCTACATGCACTCGACCGGCGCCTCGGCGTTTTTCATCGTGGTCTATCTGCACATGTTTCGCGGCCTGATGTACGGCTCCTTCAAGCATCCGCGCGAGCTGATCTGGATCTTCGGTATGTGTATCTTCGTGGCGTTGATGGCCGAAGCGTTCATGGGTTACCTGTTGCCTTGGGGGCAGATGTCCTACTGGGGCGCGCAGGTGATCATTTCGTTGTTCAGCGCGATTCCGGTGATCGGCGACGATTTGTCGCTGTGGATTCGCGGCGATTACGTGATCTCCGACGCGACGCTGAATCGCTTCTTCGCCTTCCATGTGATCGCGGTGCCGCTGGTGTTGGTGATGCTGGTGTTCCTGCACATCGTCGCGCTGCATGAAGTCGGCTCGAACAATCCCGATGGCGTCGAGATCAAGAAACAGAAAGACGCCAACGGCATTCCGCTCGACGGCATTCCGTTCCATCCTTACTACACGGTCAAGGACATCGTCGGCGTCGCAGTGTTTCTGATCTTTTTCTCGGTCGTGATCTTCTACATGCCGGAAATGCACGGTTTCTTCCTGGAGCACGCGAATTTCATTCCGGCCGACCCGATGACGACTCCGGAGCATATCGCGCCGGTCTGGTATTTCACGCCGTTCTATTCTGTCCTGCGCGCGATTCCGGATAAATTCGCCGGCGTTATCGGCATGGGCGGCGCGATCGTCGTGCTGTTTTTCCTGCCTTGGCTCGACCGCGGCCTGGTCAAATCAGTGCGCTACCGCGGCGGCATCTATAAGAAAGCCTTGTTCCTGTTCGTGGTCAGCTTTCTGGTCCTCGGCTATTTGGGCACGCAACCGCCGACCCCGGTCTCGACCATCATGGCCAGGGTCTGCACCGCGATCTATTTCGGCTTCTTCCTGTTGATGCCGATCTATACGCGCTGGGAAAAACTGAAGCCGGTGCCGACACGGGTCACCGAGCAGCCTACCCTGGAAGATCGCCTGCGTGACGCGAAGAAAGTCTACAATGAGGTCACCATTGTGTTGCCGGGCACGCCTGAGCAGGCGGCATCGCTGCTGAGCAAATGCACCTTTTTCAGAAGAAGACCGAATCCTGAAGGCATCCGCAAGGCCGCCAAACGTTTTGCCAAAACCCTCAAAACGAGCCTCGATTGA
- a CDS encoding HPF/RaiA family ribosome-associated protein — protein sequence MQIPLQIIFRGIEPSEAVEARIREKVAKLERFHSHMMSCRVAVEAGHQHHHQGNLYHIRIDITTPGKEIVISREHHDNQAHEDVYVAIRDAFNAAARQLEDYVRVQRGEVKTHSAPVAE from the coding sequence ATGCAAATTCCGTTACAGATCATTTTTCGAGGCATTGAACCGTCAGAGGCGGTTGAAGCGAGGATTCGAGAAAAAGTTGCCAAGCTCGAAAGATTTCATTCCCACATGATGAGTTGCAGGGTCGCGGTGGAGGCTGGACATCAGCATCATCATCAAGGTAATCTGTATCATATTCGCATCGACATCACTACACCGGGTAAAGAAATCGTGATCAGCCGTGAACATCACGATAATCAGGCCCACGAAGACGTGTATGTGGCCATCCGCGATGCGTTCAATGCCGCGGCAAGACAGCTCGAGGATTATGTCCGCGTGCAGCGCGGCGAGGTTAAAACCCATTCAGCGCCGGTGGCAGAGTGA
- a CDS encoding cytochrome c1: protein MKRIITTLLLFCALSVNGYASEGVELQSADIDLSNKESLQRGAKNFVTYCLGCHSIKYMRYKRLAQDFGMDEKKLLTQIAPQNAGIYDQMFTAMNGHDAEKWFGIQPPDLSVISRSRGKDWLYSYLKGFYVDHSKPLGVNNTVYPDVGMPNVLWQLQGQQEAVVKMVEGKQIVEGLTLAKPGTLSEKEFDAQVTDLVNFLVYVGEPMQLERVSLGKYVLLFLFMFLGIAYLLKKEYWKDVH, encoded by the coding sequence ATGAAAAGAATAATAACAACATTACTGCTGTTTTGTGCACTGTCGGTTAACGGGTATGCATCGGAGGGTGTCGAATTGCAATCGGCCGACATCGATTTGTCCAATAAGGAGTCTTTGCAGCGAGGCGCTAAAAATTTTGTAACCTACTGCCTCGGCTGTCATTCGATCAAATACATGCGTTACAAGCGTCTGGCGCAGGATTTCGGCATGGACGAGAAGAAGCTGTTGACCCAGATCGCGCCGCAAAATGCAGGCATTTACGATCAAATGTTCACCGCGATGAACGGCCATGACGCGGAAAAATGGTTCGGCATCCAGCCGCCCGATCTGTCGGTGATCTCCCGATCTCGCGGCAAGGATTGGCTGTACAGCTATTTGAAGGGTTTCTATGTCGATCATAGCAAGCCACTGGGCGTCAACAACACGGTCTATCCCGATGTCGGCATGCCGAACGTGCTGTGGCAGTTGCAAGGACAGCAGGAAGCGGTCGTGAAGATGGTCGAGGGCAAGCAGATCGTCGAAGGTCTGACACTGGCCAAGCCCGGCACCCTGTCCGAAAAAGAGTTTGACGCTCAGGTGACCGATCTTGTAAATTTCTTGGTGTATGTCGGGGAACCGATGCAGCTCGAAAGAGTCAGTCTCGGGAAATATGTATTGCTTTTCCTGTTCATGTTCTTAGGTATAGCTTATCTGCTCAAGAAAGAGTATTGGAAGGACGTGCATTAA
- a CDS encoding ClpXP protease specificity-enhancing factor, translating into MTPLKPYLIRSIYEWIADNDLTPYLLVNAEHPAALVPREFVEDGRIVLNLRPAAVEALSLGNEEIEFNARFGGVARHIFVPIRAVLAIYAKENGQGMVFDPADEVEDDTPPEAPDTKPPAGRPQLKVVK; encoded by the coding sequence ATGACCCCGCTGAAGCCCTATTTGATCCGCTCGATTTACGAGTGGATCGCCGACAACGATCTGACGCCGTACCTTCTGGTCAATGCCGAACATCCCGCCGCGCTCGTGCCGCGCGAATTTGTCGAGGACGGCAGGATCGTTTTGAACCTGCGTCCGGCGGCGGTTGAGGCGCTGTCGCTCGGCAACGAGGAGATCGAATTCAACGCGCGCTTCGGCGGCGTCGCCCGGCATATTTTTGTGCCGATCCGCGCGGTTCTCGCGATTTACGCGAAAGAAAACGGCCAAGGCATGGTCTTCGATCCGGCAGATGAGGTCGAGGATGATACGCCGCCTGAAGCGCCGGATACCAAGCCGCCAGCAGGCAGGCCGCAGTTGAAGGTCGTTAAATAA
- a CDS encoding 2Fe-2S iron-sulfur cluster-binding protein encodes MFDLKIKNNRVTCRPGETVLDALLRENINIPYGCKAGACQSCVVQSLDAKPPAKAQGGLKDTLKSSGHFLACQCHPEQPMTLKLSKEAASFVDGRVAVNEPLNRNTQLLIIDINDADRYRAGQFVNLQRSDGLTRSYSIANIPHASGTLEFHIRRLPGGRFSTWVHEELKVGDSIPVSEPQGHCFYLPDRKEQGLLLIGTGTGLAPLAGILADALSHGHSGPIRLFHGSREHEDLYRVNEMRELAEHHPNFSYTPCISSGDAPEGFTQGRVHDAALSAQADLVSWRVFLCGHPDMVKSAQKQAYLKGARLADIYCDAFVVSAEQAPSA; translated from the coding sequence ATGTTTGACCTAAAAATTAAAAACAACCGTGTGACCTGCCGTCCGGGGGAAACGGTGCTCGACGCACTCTTGCGCGAAAACATCAACATCCCTTATGGCTGCAAGGCCGGCGCCTGCCAGAGCTGTGTGGTGCAAAGCCTCGACGCCAAACCGCCGGCAAAAGCGCAGGGGGGGCTGAAAGACACCCTGAAAAGCAGCGGACATTTTTTGGCCTGCCAGTGTCATCCCGAACAGCCGATGACGCTGAAATTGTCCAAGGAAGCGGCAAGTTTTGTCGATGGCAGGGTCGCGGTCAATGAACCCTTGAATCGAAACACTCAACTGCTGATCATCGACATTAACGACGCGGACCGCTACCGAGCCGGTCAGTTCGTCAATCTGCAACGCAGCGACGGCCTGACGCGCAGCTATTCGATCGCGAACATTCCGCATGCTTCCGGTACCCTCGAATTCCATATCCGCCGTTTGCCGGGAGGACGGTTCAGCACCTGGGTGCATGAAGAACTGAAGGTTGGCGATTCGATCCCGGTTTCGGAACCGCAAGGACACTGTTTTTATCTTCCCGACCGCAAGGAACAAGGCCTTTTGTTGATCGGCACCGGCACCGGCCTGGCGCCGCTCGCGGGCATTTTGGCCGATGCTTTATCGCATGGCCATTCGGGGCCGATCCGCCTTTTTCACGGCAGCCGCGAGCATGAAGATCTGTATCGGGTCAATGAAATGCGCGAACTGGCCGAGCACCACCCGAATTTTTCGTACACGCCCTGCATTTCGAGCGGCGATGCGCCGGAAGGCTTCACGCAGGGGCGGGTCCATGACGCCGCCCTGTCCGCGCAGGCCGATTTGGTCAGTTGGCGGGTCTTTCTGTGCGGCCACCCTGACATGGTCAAGAGTGCGCAAAAACAGGCCTACCTGAAGGGCGCCAGGCTGGCCGACATTTACTGCGATGCGTTCGTGGTCTCGGCCGAGCAAGCGCCGAGCGCCTGA
- the petA gene encoding ubiquinol-cytochrome c reductase iron-sulfur subunit — MNNQGVDKSKRQFLTSALTVVGAVGVGYLAVPFLAQMQPSVKAMAAGAPVEVDISKIEPGQLIRVAWRGKPVWILMRTPEVLATLKTLDNELRDPLSEESIQPEYSKNLYRSIKPELFVAIGICTHLGCSPTFRPELAPADLGDKWKGGFFCPCHGSWFDLAGRVYRGVPAPTNLEIPPYRYVTENQLIIGETSQGASA, encoded by the coding sequence ATGAATAACCAAGGCGTCGATAAGTCAAAACGCCAGTTTTTAACCTCGGCATTGACCGTAGTGGGGGCGGTCGGTGTGGGTTATTTAGCTGTACCCTTTCTTGCGCAGATGCAGCCGAGCGTGAAGGCGATGGCTGCCGGGGCGCCGGTCGAGGTTGACATCAGTAAAATAGAGCCGGGCCAATTGATCCGCGTCGCTTGGCGCGGCAAGCCGGTATGGATTTTGATGCGAACGCCGGAGGTGCTGGCGACGCTCAAAACGCTCGATAACGAGCTGCGCGACCCTTTGTCCGAGGAGTCGATTCAACCCGAGTACAGCAAAAATCTCTATCGCTCCATCAAGCCCGAGCTCTTCGTGGCGATCGGCATCTGCACCCACTTAGGTTGTTCGCCCACCTTCCGTCCTGAATTGGCGCCAGCCGATCTCGGCGACAAATGGAAGGGCGGTTTCTTCTGTCCGTGTCATGGTTCCTGGTTTGATTTGGCCGGCCGCGTCTATCGCGGCGTTCCCGCGCCGACCAATCTCGAAATTCCGCCTTATCGTTACGTGACTGAAAACCAACTGATCATCGGCGAAACCAGCCAAGGGGCAAGCGCATGA
- the queA gene encoding tRNA preQ1(34) S-adenosylmethionine ribosyltransferase-isomerase QueA produces MKTSDFFYHLPENLIAQHPLPERRASRLLCMQAPDWRIQDRMFTDFIDLIEARDLLVFNDTRVIPARLFGKKATGGKVEILIERIQDTRHAIAHVRASKSPKPGTLIELDQAQTCRVLGRAGDLFELEFDSALPELLEHIGHVPLPPYIVRSDESEDLSRYQTVFAKEPGAVAAPTAGLHFDLETMAKIEAKGAETAFVTLHVGSGTFQPVRVDNLAEHVMHYEFFSVASETVAAVHRARERGGRVIAIGTTAVRALESASRSGQLKAGCGDTNLFITPGYRFNTVDALLTNFHLPESTLLMLVSAFAGYEPVMQAYRHAIEQSYRFFSYGDAMFLARR; encoded by the coding sequence ATGAAGACAAGCGATTTCTTTTACCACCTCCCCGAAAACCTGATTGCTCAACACCCCCTGCCCGAACGGCGGGCCAGCCGGCTATTGTGCATGCAGGCGCCCGACTGGCGGATTCAGGACCGGATGTTTACCGATTTTATCGATCTGATCGAGGCGAGAGACTTGCTGGTCTTCAACGACACCCGCGTGATTCCCGCCCGCCTGTTCGGCAAGAAAGCGACGGGCGGCAAGGTCGAAATTCTGATCGAACGGATTCAGGATACGCGGCATGCGATCGCGCATGTTCGTGCCAGTAAATCGCCAAAACCCGGAACGCTGATTGAACTGGATCAGGCGCAGACATGCCGCGTTTTGGGCCGGGCGGGCGATTTATTCGAACTCGAATTTGATTCGGCGCTGCCCGAACTGCTCGAACACATCGGCCATGTGCCGTTGCCGCCTTATATTGTCCGCTCCGACGAGAGCGAAGATTTAAGCCGTTATCAGACCGTTTTCGCGAAGGAGCCGGGCGCGGTGGCCGCGCCGACGGCGGGCCTGCATTTCGATCTGGAGACGATGGCGAAAATCGAAGCGAAAGGCGCGGAAACCGCTTTCGTGACGCTGCATGTCGGCAGCGGCACCTTCCAGCCGGTGCGCGTCGATAATCTGGCCGAACATGTGATGCACTACGAGTTTTTCTCGGTGGCTTCCGAAACGGTGGCGGCGGTGCATCGCGCCAGGGAGCGCGGCGGTCGGGTCATCGCGATCGGTACGACCGCCGTCAGGGCGCTCGAATCGGCCAGCCGTAGCGGCCAACTGAAAGCGGGGTGCGGCGACACCAATCTGTTTATTACGCCCGGTTACCGATTCAACACCGTCGATGCGTTGTTGACCAATTTCCATCTGCCCGAGTCGACTCTGCTGATGCTGGTTTCGGCCTTTGCGGGTTATGAGCCGGTCATGCAGGCGTATCGGCATGCGATTGAACAGTCTTACCGATTTTTCAGTTATGGCGATGCGATGTTTTTGGCGCGGCGTTAG
- a CDS encoding glutathione S-transferase N-terminal domain-containing protein produces MSHSVRFVLHEKAILADIEYYDPNNPPEDLLELNPTGISPTLVERDLVLYDSRIIMEYLDERFPHPPLHQMDPVSRANARMLIKRIDQDWYQLLDEILFSGEKKSARAKKMLKESLLSSAPIFAARPFFMSDEFSLIDCALAPLLWRLPMLGIDVSTPNEAITQYAERIFRRPAFRRSLSDAEKDMAQLPK; encoded by the coding sequence ATGAGCCATTCCGTTCGCTTTGTATTGCACGAGAAAGCGATCCTCGCAGACATCGAGTATTATGATCCGAACAATCCGCCCGAGGATTTGCTCGAACTGAATCCGACCGGCATATCGCCGACCCTGGTCGAGCGCGATCTGGTGCTTTACGATTCCCGGATCATCATGGAATATCTGGACGAGCGTTTCCCGCATCCGCCTTTGCACCAGATGGACCCGGTGTCGCGAGCGAATGCCAGGATGCTGATCAAGCGTATCGATCAGGACTGGTATCAATTGCTCGATGAGATTTTGTTCTCCGGCGAGAAAAAGTCCGCCCGCGCGAAGAAAATGCTCAAGGAAAGCCTGCTGTCGTCCGCGCCGATTTTTGCGGCCCGGCCGTTTTTCATGAGCGACGAGTTTTCGCTGATCGACTGCGCGCTGGCGCCGTTATTGTGGCGTTTGCCGATGCTGGGTATCGATGTCTCGACCCCGAACGAAGCGATCACCCAATATGCCGAACGCATCTTCAGGCGGCCCGCCTTTAGGCGCAGCCTGAGCGATGCCGAAAAAGACATGGCGCAGTTGCCGAAATGA
- a CDS encoding helix-turn-helix transcriptional regulator, with amino-acid sequence MAEGISSRQQQILDLLLNFKTGLCIDEIAGKLEISRNAVQQHIDKLERDGYVKMGMLNKTAGRPVRVFVLTEAGINSFPKQYAWFSELILANLKQEMGAEALQRYLHQLATSLAQGLLPQLAGKQKEERYAELIRIMNELGFKARLNTADGEQPSIEAFNCIYHDLTQKFEEVCEFDRALMTSLLNQDIDHVECMAKGGCVCKFRIKP; translated from the coding sequence ATGGCTGAAGGTATAAGCTCAAGGCAGCAACAAATTCTTGATCTTTTATTGAATTTCAAGACGGGGCTATGTATCGACGAAATTGCCGGAAAACTGGAGATTTCGCGCAACGCGGTGCAGCAGCACATCGACAAGCTCGAACGGGACGGCTATGTCAAAATGGGCATGCTGAATAAGACCGCAGGGCGTCCGGTGCGTGTTTTTGTGCTAACCGAAGCCGGCATCAACAGCTTTCCGAAACAATACGCCTGGTTTTCCGAGCTGATTCTGGCCAATTTGAAGCAGGAGATGGGCGCCGAGGCTTTACAGCGCTATTTACATCAATTGGCGACTTCGCTGGCGCAAGGCTTGCTGCCGCAGCTTGCTGGCAAGCAAAAAGAAGAGCGGTACGCCGAACTGATCCGCATCATGAATGAGCTCGGTTTTAAGGCCAGACTGAATACGGCGGACGGCGAGCAGCCATCGATCGAAGCATTCAACTGCATCTACCACGATCTTACGCAAAAATTTGAGGAAGTCTGCGAATTCGACAGGGCCCTGATGACATCCCTGTTGAACCAGGACATCGATCATGTCGAGTGTATGGCCAAGGGCGGATGCGTGTGTAAATTCCGCATCAAGCCTTAG
- a CDS encoding group I truncated hemoglobin, with product MSNSLYERIGGEAAVNAAVDLFYRKVLSDYRINRFFDSTDMDAQIAKQKAFFTYAFGGPNNYTGKDMRSAHAHLVKMGMNGSHFDAVMEHLGATLHELNVPEDLIAEAAAIALGARSDVLGL from the coding sequence ATGAGCAATTCACTCTACGAAAGAATCGGCGGCGAGGCCGCGGTCAATGCCGCGGTGGATCTTTTTTACCGCAAGGTACTGAGCGATTACCGGATCAACCGCTTTTTCGATTCGACCGACATGGACGCCCAGATCGCCAAGCAAAAAGCGTTCTTTACCTATGCTTTCGGCGGCCCGAACAACTACACCGGCAAAGACATGCGCAGCGCGCACGCACACCTGGTCAAGATGGGCATGAACGGTTCGCATTTTGATGCGGTGATGGAACATCTGGGTGCCACGCTGCACGAGTTGAATGTGCCTGAAGACTTGATTGCCGAAGCCGCCGCGATTGCGCTTGGCGCGCGGTCGGATGTTCTGGGCTTATAA
- the ubiD gene encoding 4-hydroxy-3-polyprenylbenzoate decarboxylase, with the protein MKYKDLRDFIAQLEKEGELKRVKVPVDPYLEMTEICDRTLKKGGPALLFENPAGSNIPVLGNLFGTAHRVAMGMGADSVGELRGIGELLAYLKEPEPPKGMMDALEKFPVFKQVLNMSPKLIKEPPCQQEVIEGSDIDLSNYPIQTCWPEDAGPLITWPLVITKGPFKERQNLGIYRQQVIGKNKVIMRWLAHRGGALDFREWQKTHPGEPYPVAVALGADPATILGAVTPVPDSLSEYAFAGLLRGSKTEVANCLSNAWLQVPASAEIVLEGFIYPGETAPEGPFGDHTGYYNEVDEFPVFTIEKITQRHNPIYHSTYTGRPPDEPAILGVALNEVFVPILQKQFPEIVDFYLPPEGCSYRMAVISLKKQYAGHAKRVMFGTWSFLRQFMYTKFVIVVDDDVDVRNWQDVIWAITTRMDPARDLTILENTPIDYLDFASPVSGLGSKVGFDATNKWPGETNREWGRTIAMSDAVVKKVDAMWESLF; encoded by the coding sequence ATGAAATACAAAGACCTCCGCGACTTCATCGCGCAACTCGAAAAAGAAGGCGAACTCAAACGCGTCAAAGTCCCTGTCGACCCCTATCTCGAAATGACCGAAATCTGCGACCGCACCTTGAAAAAAGGCGGTCCGGCGCTGTTGTTCGAAAACCCGGCCGGCTCGAACATTCCGGTGCTGGGCAACCTGTTCGGCACCGCGCACCGGGTCGCGATGGGCATGGGCGCCGATTCGGTCGGCGAATTGCGCGGCATCGGCGAGCTGCTGGCCTATCTGAAGGAACCCGAACCGCCGAAAGGCATGATGGATGCGCTCGAAAAGTTTCCGGTGTTCAAGCAGGTCTTGAACATGTCGCCGAAACTGATCAAGGAGCCTCCCTGCCAGCAGGAAGTGATCGAAGGCAGCGACATCGATTTAAGTAACTATCCGATCCAGACCTGCTGGCCGGAAGACGCCGGCCCCTTGATTACCTGGCCCTTGGTGATCACGAAGGGACCGTTCAAGGAACGGCAGAATCTCGGCATCTACCGCCAGCAGGTGATCGGCAAGAACAAGGTGATCATGCGCTGGCTGGCCCACCGCGGCGGCGCGCTCGACTTCAGAGAGTGGCAAAAGACGCATCCCGGCGAACCGTACCCGGTCGCGGTCGCCTTGGGCGCCGATCCTGCGACGATCCTCGGCGCGGTCACGCCGGTGCCCGATTCGTTGTCCGAATACGCGTTTGCGGGGCTCCTGCGCGGCAGCAAGACCGAGGTCGCGAACTGTCTGAGCAACGCTTGGCTGCAAGTCCCTGCCAGCGCCGAGATCGTGCTCGAAGGCTTCATCTATCCGGGCGAAACCGCGCCCGAAGGCCCGTTCGGCGATCACACCGGCTATTACAACGAAGTCGATGAATTCCCGGTATTCACGATCGAGAAGATCACCCAGCGCCATAATCCGATCTATCACAGCACCTACACCGGCCGCCCGCCCGACGAACCGGCGATCCTCGGCGTCGCGCTGAACGAGGTGTTCGTGCCGATCCTGCAAAAACAGTTTCCGGAAATCGTCGATTTCTACCTGCCGCCGGAAGGCTGCTCGTACCGGATGGCCGTAATCAGCCTGAAGAAACAGTATGCCGGCCACGCGAAAAGGGTCATGTTCGGCACCTGGTCGTTTTTGCGCCAGTTCATGTACACGAAGTTCGTGATCGTGGTCGATGACGATGTCGACGTGCGCAACTGGCAGGACGTGATCTGGGCGATCACGACCCGGATGGACCCGGCACGCGACCTGACCATCCTCGAAAACACCCCGATCGACTACTTGGACTTCGCCTCGCCGGTATCTGGTCTCGGCTCGAAAGTCGGCTTCGACGCGACCAACAAATGGCCCGGCGAAACCAATAGGGAATGGGGACGGACGATCGCGATGTCCGATGCGGTCGTCAAAAAAGTCGATGCGATGTGGGAGAGTTTGTTTTAA